The following is a genomic window from Solanum stenotomum isolate F172 chromosome 4, ASM1918654v1, whole genome shotgun sequence.
CGGAAGGTAAAATAGTTTTATTATGCAAAGCCAGGCATGCTATCTTATTGCTTTATAAGGATAGGTTTATTAGATTTTGTTGTCTAGCTGTTACATGGAAATAGCATCTACTTTTAGATCTGGCATCAACACAAAAATAGTTTGATGATCTTGCAAGATTCAGCTATAAAACACAAATGGTCGCAGATGACTCTTTTCTTTTCGTGTCATACAATTAATTGTGAAAAATAACCATCTACATTTTGTCAATAGAATCTTCCTTATCCTGCAACGCATCTGCAGCTTGTTTCATTTTAGCTTCAGAGTTCAGACAGTGCGGAttcctcttctttctttatCATCAGTTGTTTTGCCTGTTTGAGAGCTTCAACCAGCTTCAGAAGGCATTTCTCTGCGTCTTCTTTCAGGGAGCTGGGCATCAGGTTCTCTGCAACATCGGCAGGTATAATCTTTGTCTCCCTCATTAGAATTTCAATTGATTCAAATATGGGATGTGTGTCCAAGCGCAGGTAATTCTTTGCAAGCACCTTGAATCCATCAAAACTACAGTATGAGAGCTCGATGTGCTTATCCATTCTTCCCCTTCTTGTAAGAGCTGGATCCAACTTATCCACATAATTTGTAGTAAAGACAATTATACGCTCTCCACTGCATGCAGACCAAAGACCGTCAATGAAGTTCAGAAGCCCAGAGAGAGTGACTCTACTTCCACTCTCTTCGGCGTCCTTGCGAGAAACTTCTTTCTTTGTCTTTTCAATCTTCTCTTCTGGaggtttcttctttctttgacCTGTTAGATCAAGTGAGCAGTCAATATCTTCTATCACTATAATAGACTTACTTGTTGTTTCAGCTAAGAGCCTTCTCAATTCTGTGTTGTCCCTCACAGATGTCGGTTCAAGATCATAGACGTCATAATCCAATAAATTTGCCATTGCAGCAATCATAGTAGACTTCCCAGTACCCGGCGGACCATATAGTAGATAACCACGCTTCCACGCCTTGCCAATCCTCGCATAGAAATCCTTGCTCTCTCTAAACATGAGGAGATCATCCACAATCTCTTGCTTCTTCTCTACCTCCATTGCCAAGCTACCAAATGTTGCAGGATGCTCAAATACGATATGGCTCCATGTGGTCTTGCTGTGGCCATTAGTGTAGAGCTTTCTCTTCCTGTTTCTCATCTGAATCTCTTTCCCTGCCTTGATCACTTGCTCCAAGTAAATATCGGTTACCATGTCACGATATTTCTTGTGGAACATAAGCCtgtaatattttctttctagCTCTGGCAAGTACTTACTTTCCCGTTGCACAAGTTTGCCAGAAATCCACTGTCCTTTTACTCCACAAAACTCGTCAGTAACTCTCTCATGTTCATCCATGCTTAGCACCAACTTGCTACCTCCAGTTACCGTTTCAGCTCTAAGCCTCTTTGCGTCTTTTGCTAAGTGGACACTGA
Proteins encoded in this region:
- the LOC125862659 gene encoding AAA-ATPase ASD, mitochondrial-like, whose amino-acid sequence is MIRVMGLLQSWGGFGTSIASFIFLWDMIRRYCPPELIRAFDKWARRIRSFFYPYIQISISEFMSNNLKPHDAYAAVEAYLSVHLAKDAKRLRAETVTGGSKLVLSMDEHERVTDEFCGVKGQWISGKLVQRESKYLPELERKYYRLMFHKKYRDMVTDIYLEQVIKAGKEIQMRNRKRKLYTNGHSKTTWSHIVFEHPATFGSLAMEVEKKQEIVDDLLMFRESKDFYARIGKAWKRGYLLYGPPGTGKSTMIAAMANLLDYDVYDLEPTSVRDNTELRRLLAETTSKSIIVIEDIDCSLDLTGQRKKKPPEEKIEKTKKEVSRKDAEESGSRVTLSGLLNFIDGLWSACSGERIIVFTTNYVDKLDPALTRRGRMDKHIELSYCSFDGFKVLAKNYLRLDTHPIFESIEILMRETKIIPADVAENLMPSSLKEDAEKCLLKLVEALKQAKQLMIKKEEESALSEL